From one Brachypodium distachyon strain Bd21 chromosome 4, Brachypodium_distachyon_v3.0, whole genome shotgun sequence genomic stretch:
- the LOC100838825 gene encoding proliferating cell nuclear antigen isoform X1, giving the protein MSVQVGSAATKFPTIFEVRLEHATLFKNLVEAISDLFSEAYFNFSSRGLDVLALDSSDIALVALLLRAEAINHYHCDRALSVGLSLADMAKAFRCTNNDDTLTIKPVDDRFNILAFKFESPNGVILDNDFNRVDIEYGPFEINEFPESKYQAIVRMPSAMFMDICNKLSSGERDTVVIISVDKERVSFFTGGKTGSSSIVCRPTQTVDKASTLSDQVTISLSSIQPTVFEYKIAEMGYIRYYLSPDEMQNDEDDTAKEDKMQNEGDEMQN; this is encoded by the exons atgtcCGTCCAAGTGGGGAGCGCCGCCACCAAGTTCCCCACCATTTTTGAGGTGCGGCTGGAGCACGCGACCCTCTTCAAGAATCTCGTGGAGGCGATCAGCGACCTGTTCAGTGAGGCCTACTTCAACTTCTCCAGCAGGGGCCTCGATGTCCTGGCCCTCGACAGCAGCGACATCGCGCTCGttgcgctcctcctccgcgccgagGCCATCAATCACTACCACTGCGACCGCGCGCTCTCCGTGGGCCTGAGCCTCGCCGACATGGCCAAGGCCTTCCGCTGCACCAACAACGACGACACCCTCACCATCAAGCCCGTCGACGACAGGTTCAACATACTTGCCTTCAAGTTCGAGTCGCCCA ATGGTGTGATTTTGGATAATGATTTCAATCGCGTGGACATCGAATACGGGCCCTTCGAAATCAATGAATTCCCGGAATCCAAGTACCAGGCCATAGTCCGCATGCCCTCTGCCATGTTTATGGATATCTGCAACAAGCTCAGTTCCGGGGAGAGGGACACTG TTGTCATCATCTCGGTGGATAAGGAGCGTGTCAGCTTCTTCACTGGGGGAAAAACTGGGAGCTCATCAATTGTCTGCAGGCCGACCCAAACTGTTGACAAG GCGTCTACCCTGTCTGATCAAGTGACTATCAGCCTTTCATCCATACAACCCACAGTGTTCGAGTACAAGATCGCAGAGATGGGCTACATCAGATATTACCTGTCGCCAGATGAGATGCAGAATGATGAAGATGACACTGCAAAGGAAGATAAGATGCAGAATGAGGGAGATGAGATGCAGAACTGA
- the LOC100838825 gene encoding proliferating cell nuclear antigen isoform X2 — translation MSVQVGSAATKFPTIFEVRLEHATLFKNLVEAISDLFSEAYFNFSSRGLDVLALDSSDIALVALLLRAEAINHYHCDRALSVGLSLADMAKAFRCTNNDDTLTIKPVDDRFNILAFKFESPNGVILDNDFNRVDIEYGPFEINEFPESKYQAIVRMPSAMFMDICNKLSSGERDTVVIISVDKERVSFFTGGKTGSSSIVCRPTQTVDKTKELTLIKLKERVSLTFDLRCMNSFSKASTLSDQVTISLSSIQPTVFEYKIAEMGYIRYYLSPDEMQNDEDDTAKEDKMQNEGDEMQN, via the exons atgtcCGTCCAAGTGGGGAGCGCCGCCACCAAGTTCCCCACCATTTTTGAGGTGCGGCTGGAGCACGCGACCCTCTTCAAGAATCTCGTGGAGGCGATCAGCGACCTGTTCAGTGAGGCCTACTTCAACTTCTCCAGCAGGGGCCTCGATGTCCTGGCCCTCGACAGCAGCGACATCGCGCTCGttgcgctcctcctccgcgccgagGCCATCAATCACTACCACTGCGACCGCGCGCTCTCCGTGGGCCTGAGCCTCGCCGACATGGCCAAGGCCTTCCGCTGCACCAACAACGACGACACCCTCACCATCAAGCCCGTCGACGACAGGTTCAACATACTTGCCTTCAAGTTCGAGTCGCCCA ATGGTGTGATTTTGGATAATGATTTCAATCGCGTGGACATCGAATACGGGCCCTTCGAAATCAATGAATTCCCGGAATCCAAGTACCAGGCCATAGTCCGCATGCCCTCTGCCATGTTTATGGATATCTGCAACAAGCTCAGTTCCGGGGAGAGGGACACTG TTGTCATCATCTCGGTGGATAAGGAGCGTGTCAGCTTCTTCACTGGGGGAAAAACTGGGAGCTCATCAATTGTCTGCAGGCCGACCCAAACTGTTGACAAG ACAAAAGAACTTACCCTTATAAAGTTGAAAGAACGGGTTTCCCTGACCTTTGACCTGAGGTGCATGAACTCCTTCTCCAAGGCGTCTACCCTGTCTGATCAAGTGACTATCAGCCTTTCATCCATACAACCCACAGTGTTCGAGTACAAGATCGCAGAGATGGGCTACATCAGATATTACCTGTCGCCAGATGAGATGCAGAATGATGAAGATGACACTGCAAAGGAAGATAAGATGCAGAATGAGGGAGATGAGATGCAGAACTGA